The Saprospiraceae bacterium genome includes a window with the following:
- a CDS encoding alpha/beta fold hydrolase, with product MKLNYKIIGQGQPVIILHGLFGMLDNWQLIARKLEERDYMSILIDQRDHGRSPHTDTFNYQVLSDDLFEFMEDNGIHESIILGHSMGGKTAMQFALAHQNSVTKLIVVDMASKAYSGGHEQVFNALLDVNLNSVQSRSEVEEILMNHLNELSTVQFLMKNLSRSKEGQFEWKMNLSLLHTSYPDILAALDIHETVSVETLFIKGERSEYIMEDDKTTLKKQFPNAAFETIADAGHWVHADNPNALIESIIRFIET from the coding sequence ATGAAACTGAATTATAAAATTATTGGACAAGGTCAGCCCGTTATCATTCTGCATGGGCTGTTTGGAATGTTGGATAACTGGCAACTGATTGCTAGAAAACTGGAAGAAAGGGATTATATGAGTATTCTTATAGATCAGCGTGACCATGGTCGCTCACCACATACAGATACATTTAACTACCAGGTTCTGTCAGATGACTTATTTGAATTTATGGAAGACAATGGGATACATGAATCCATCATTTTAGGTCATAGCATGGGTGGAAAAACAGCTATGCAGTTTGCCTTAGCACATCAAAATTCAGTTACTAAACTTATCGTAGTCGATATGGCTTCAAAAGCCTATTCCGGAGGTCATGAGCAGGTATTTAATGCGTTATTGGATGTAAATCTGAATTCTGTACAGAGTCGTTCAGAAGTTGAAGAAATATTGATGAACCATTTAAATGAATTAAGTACAGTTCAATTTTTAATGAAAAATCTTTCAAGATCAAAAGAAGGTCAATTTGAATGGAAAATGAATCTGTCATTGTTACATACATCTTATCCGGATATTTTGGCAGCATTGGATATTCACGAGACTGTAAGTGTCGAAACGCTCTTTATAAAAGGTGAAAGATCAGAATATATAATGGAAGATGATAAGACTACTTTAAAAAAACAATTTCCAAATGCAGCCTTTGAAACGATTGCAGATGCCGGACACTGGGTACATGCTGATAATCCGAATGCACTGATTGAAAGCATAATTCGTTTTATTGAAACATAA